One genomic window of Anaplasma centrale str. Israel includes the following:
- a CDS encoding M16 family metallopeptidase, whose translation MNKFFAASFLLASLFCGPAFCAKLQGVRVAELENGMKVYVISDNRFPIVLHMLVYRVGGMDDPPGLSGIAHFLEHMMFTGTEKVQDFSDTIGRLGGRYNALTSTAYTAYYELVGKQHLPLMMEMEADRMRNLDLTAEHMERERNVVLEERKMRTEATPRGLLEEEAVNVFYRNGYGRPVVGWEHEIANYDMQNVQAFYHKYYNPNNAILLVAGDVSFEEVMELAQANYGGLTNNSEAVERNADAKLEPPHRAGITVKMESASVADPEMFMLYQTSSITQDEGLRNYYAAALAADVLAGDEFGVLYDELVRKQRVATRVSASHSAKELSSGAVSIDINLHPGVSPDVASREVKRVVERLVSSGVSRKFVENAKYRGMARVVYDLDGIEDRAWFYAGLLAIGSPAISMEDVVDAIKSIRVEDVDTAIRGIFTSPAVEGHLLPKL comes from the coding sequence ATGAACAAGTTTTTTGCGGCAAGCTTTCTGTTAGCTTCCCTCTTCTGTGGTCCCGCATTTTGCGCAAAGCTACAAGGTGTGCGGGTTGCGGAACTCGAAAACGGGATGAAGGTTTATGTGATATCGGACAATCGCTTCCCGATAGTGCTGCATATGCTAGTGTATAGGGTGGGAGGTATGGATGATCCACCCGGCCTTTCAGGCATCGCCCACTTTCTTGAACACATGATGTTTACCGGTACGGAGAAAGTTCAGGACTTCTCTGACACAATCGGCCGGCTTGGTGGAAGATACAACGCGCTGACTTCCACCGCATACACTGCATACTACGAGCTAGTGGGAAAGCAACACCTGCCGCTGATGATGGAAATGGAAGCCGATAGAATGCGCAACCTGGACCTTACTGCGGAGCACATGGAGCGTGAGCGCAACGTTGTGCTTGAGGAAAGAAAAATGCGTACCGAGGCAACCCCACGTGGGCTACTGGAGGAAGAGGCTGTGAATGTCTTCTATCGCAACGGCTATGGAAGGCCAGTAGTCGGTTGGGAGCACGAAATAGCGAACTATGACATGCAAAACGTCCAGGCTTTTTATCACAAGTACTACAACCCCAACAATGCAATATTGCTGGTGGCTGGGGATGTGAGTTTTGAGGAAGTGATGGAGCTTGCGCAAGCCAATTACGGTGGCCTGACAAACAATAGTGAGGCCGTTGAGCGTAATGCCGATGCCAAGCTAGAACCCCCGCACAGGGCTGGTATAACCGTCAAGATGGAAAGCGCATCCGTAGCAGACCCAGAGATGTTTATGCTATATCAAACCTCCAGTATCACTCAAGATGAGGGCTTGCGCAACTACTACGCGGCCGCCCTGGCTGCAGATGTACTTGCCGGAGACGAATTTGGTGTACTGTATGATGAATTGGTCCGCAAACAGCGCGTGGCAACACGAGTCTCTGCCTCACATAGTGCCAAGGAGTTGAGTAGTGGGGCAGTTTCCATAGATATAAACTTGCATCCAGGCGTCTCTCCCGATGTTGCAAGCAGGGAAGTCAAGCGCGTGGTTGAGCGGCTTGTCTCGTCCGGGGTGTCTAGAAAGTTTGTAGAGAATGCCAAGTACAGGGGGATGGCGCGTGTGGTGTATGACCTTGACGGCATTGAGGATAGGGCGTGGTTTTACGCGGGACTTTTGGCCATTGGGTCCCCCGCAATTTCTATGGAGGATGTTGTAGATGCGATCAAGAGCATCCGGGTCGAAGATGTCGACACTGCCATCAGGGGGATTTTTACTAGTCCCGCGGTGGAAGGGCATTTGTTACCTAAATTATAG
- a CDS encoding M16 family metallopeptidase — translation MNANPLLRILFLVSVVLFGTECIAGGVTVDVRSANTPNGISYWYLQEHNLPIVSVAIAFKKAGSAYDPEGQHGLSYLASLVMPHSEVEEGASALQKLTERGIDLSVSVDRENVYIFLKTLSDNLGLALEMLGRCLLDTHINSEVFAQEKERQKSAVRHSMTEPSELAMYGIGRVLFGDHPYGRSPRGSIEDIDKITFDDVSRYKQETFDLDQMVVGVVGDISEKSLSKMLDTSFARLRRGQNLRGVSPVDPNIGSRGYIEYKAPQSVIVFAGKSVEATDRRYHAMQLLTNALGGTALNSVLMRELREKLGITYRVGSFLHNEGHMNLMLGVLYTDNTTAKRGVNGFADVIKKVKEHGLDEQVFNISKADILDSFVFTFLNTGSVANLLMRLQLQGRELGYISEYRTLFDSITLQEVNEVAREILGDLSVVEVGVRNNIGGRTVL, via the coding sequence ATGAATGCTAACCCTTTATTGCGCATTCTGTTCCTTGTAAGTGTGGTGCTGTTTGGGACTGAGTGTATTGCTGGTGGGGTAACTGTGGACGTACGCAGCGCAAACACTCCAAATGGCATCAGCTACTGGTATCTGCAAGAACATAACCTGCCGATAGTCTCTGTAGCAATTGCGTTCAAAAAAGCCGGGTCTGCTTATGACCCAGAAGGGCAGCATGGCCTCTCATACCTGGCCTCTTTGGTTATGCCGCACTCCGAGGTTGAAGAAGGTGCTAGTGCCCTGCAAAAACTTACTGAGCGGGGGATAGATTTGTCAGTCTCCGTCGATCGCGAAAATGTATATATCTTTTTGAAGACTTTGTCAGATAACCTAGGATTGGCGCTAGAAATGCTAGGCCGCTGCCTGTTGGATACGCACATAAATTCTGAGGTTTTTGCACAGGAAAAAGAGCGCCAAAAGTCTGCTGTGCGCCATAGTATGACTGAGCCTTCAGAGCTGGCGATGTATGGGATAGGGCGCGTTTTATTCGGTGATCACCCCTACGGCCGCTCACCCAGAGGCAGCATCGAGGATATCGACAAGATAACTTTTGATGACGTATCGCGCTACAAGCAAGAGACTTTTGATCTCGATCAGATGGTTGTTGGAGTAGTGGGAGATATCAGCGAAAAAAGCCTGTCAAAAATGCTCGACACAAGCTTTGCGCGGCTGCGTAGAGGGCAGAATCTTAGAGGGGTCAGCCCGGTTGATCCCAACATAGGCAGTAGGGGATATATCGAATACAAGGCTCCCCAAAGCGTAATTGTATTTGCTGGCAAAAGCGTAGAAGCCACAGACCGGCGGTACCATGCAATGCAGCTCCTGACAAACGCACTGGGCGGTACTGCATTGAATTCGGTGTTGATGAGAGAACTGCGTGAGAAGCTTGGAATCACGTACAGGGTGGGCAGCTTCCTGCACAACGAGGGGCACATGAATTTGATGCTAGGTGTTCTGTACACCGACAATACAACAGCTAAGCGTGGGGTAAATGGGTTTGCTGATGTAATAAAGAAGGTCAAAGAACATGGGTTAGATGAGCAGGTGTTCAACATCTCAAAGGCCGATATCCTCGATTCTTTCGTATTTACCTTTCTAAACACGGGTTCTGTGGCAAATTTGCTCATGAGGCTGCAGCTGCAGGGTAGGGAGCTGGGCTACATATCGGAATATCGCACGCTGTTTGATTCCATAACACTGCAAGAAGTTAATGAAGTTGCGCGGGAGATACTGGGTGATTTATCTGTCGTCGAAGTGGGGGTGCGTAACAACATTGGTGGCAGGACCGTACTCTAG
- a CDS encoding cytochrome c oxidase assembly protein → MVCLTYASVPLYRIFCKATGYGGTTRKAVSVAPDKKIGSYDIKVRLNADTHGIPLLFYPEQPHVMVTPGVQKLAFYVAENPSDKEISGMAVYNVTPVQAGKYFYKIACFCFSEQTFAPGLRITMPVSFFISPAIEEDPQTEDIREITLSYTFFQTAQEGGRTATEASALQREGEQTGH, encoded by the coding sequence ATGGTATGCCTAACATATGCATCGGTGCCATTGTATAGAATTTTTTGTAAAGCAACTGGATATGGCGGCACAACGAGAAAAGCCGTATCTGTGGCCCCAGATAAAAAAATAGGCAGCTATGATATCAAAGTAAGGCTGAATGCGGACACACATGGCATCCCACTGCTTTTTTACCCGGAGCAGCCCCACGTTATGGTAACTCCTGGAGTGCAGAAGTTGGCCTTCTACGTTGCGGAAAACCCGTCTGATAAGGAAATAAGCGGAATGGCAGTGTATAATGTGACCCCAGTACAGGCAGGGAAGTACTTTTACAAGATAGCCTGCTTTTGTTTCTCGGAACAGACATTCGCCCCGGGGCTTAGGATAACGATGCCAGTGTCGTTCTTCATATCTCCGGCAATAGAGGAGGACCCTCAAACCGAAGACATTAGGGAGATTACCCTATCTTACACCTTTTTCCAAACAGCACAGGAGGGCGGCCGCACCGCCACTGAAGCCTCTGCCCTACAGCGGGAGGGAGAGCAAACCGGGCACTAA
- the rnc gene encoding ribonuclease III yields the protein MSRPIDNIDKENLACRVYEVTGYRFRDLDLLLESLTHPSLSRESAANYERLEFLGDAVLSMAVSEMLYRLFPDDDEGCLTQKRTALVRGSEVVEIARSIGLGGLILMSSGEMSCGGSDNPGTLENALEALIGAMYIDGSSEDYKNFIREHWFSRAQRMSSAPPQDPKTALQEWVQSRGWTVPLYKLVSKSGPEHKPVFAVEVSIQGHGSILGTGSSKKLAEQEAAKLMLKRITELPQNGASNPEYCEKK from the coding sequence ATGTCGCGCCCTATTGATAACATTGATAAAGAAAACCTGGCATGCAGGGTGTATGAGGTTACAGGATACCGGTTTAGGGATTTAGACCTGCTTTTGGAATCACTGACCCATCCCAGTCTCTCGCGCGAGAGTGCAGCAAATTATGAGCGCCTCGAGTTTCTCGGTGATGCCGTATTAAGCATGGCTGTGTCTGAGATGTTGTACAGGCTCTTTCCAGACGATGATGAGGGTTGTCTCACCCAAAAAAGAACGGCGCTCGTGCGCGGCTCAGAGGTGGTTGAGATTGCAAGATCTATAGGCTTGGGTGGGCTTATACTTATGTCAAGCGGGGAGATGTCTTGTGGAGGATCTGACAATCCAGGCACCTTGGAGAATGCATTAGAAGCCCTCATAGGGGCAATGTACATAGATGGCAGTTCGGAAGATTACAAAAACTTTATACGTGAACATTGGTTCTCGCGCGCACAACGCATGTCCTCGGCACCACCTCAGGATCCAAAGACTGCGCTGCAGGAGTGGGTACAAAGCAGAGGCTGGACGGTACCGCTATACAAATTAGTGAGCAAATCTGGCCCAGAGCACAAACCGGTCTTTGCAGTCGAGGTGAGTATACAGGGGCACGGCAGTATATTGGGTACTGGCAGCAGTAAAAAGCTCGCGGAGCAGGAAGCGGCCAAGTTGATGTTGAAAAGGATCACCGAACTTCCGCAGAATGGAGCGAGCAACCCGGAGTATTGTGAAAAAAAATAA
- a CDS encoding Do family serine endopeptidase encodes MKRFLSLFLLIASLYSWALPSAAQSKVVVPDSRKGFSELAARLLPAVVNISTEQTVDGDASSMGGQGFRFPGIPKGIFEEFFNNLEPLLVDPPKPRKVVSLGSGFIVDKSGLIVTNYHVIANAKEIHVKFSDNSTAKATVLGKDPKTDLAVLKVKTKKDLQPVTLGNSDDVLVGEWVLAIGNPFGLGGSVSVGIISGRARDINIGTASEFLQTDAAINRGHSGGPLFNADGEVIGINTAIMSPQGGGNVGVAFAIPSNNAARVISVLSKGGRVEHGWLGVVIQHVTDDMTDSLGLERARGALISGVAKDSPAEKAGLKVGDVILEFNGQKIENMPQLTHLITKAAVNEKAKVTVQRDGRTLNVVVTIGKLPDDAVPGGADQEATDDSIGITVGSLPKSSKKQQQEGVLILRVDHRSDAFSEGVRKGDILLGINSTTINSVSDFSKEMGKIKGSSGGKGSLLLLVKKGGGDAPPIYIPVKFNKNA; translated from the coding sequence GTGAAGAGGTTTTTATCGCTTTTTTTGCTGATTGCGTCGCTGTATAGCTGGGCGTTGCCGTCAGCGGCACAATCGAAGGTTGTGGTTCCGGACAGCCGCAAGGGGTTCTCTGAGCTCGCTGCTAGGCTGTTGCCTGCAGTAGTCAATATTTCCACGGAACAGACCGTAGATGGCGATGCAAGCTCTATGGGCGGCCAGGGTTTCAGGTTCCCGGGAATTCCAAAGGGCATTTTTGAGGAATTCTTCAACAATTTGGAACCTCTGCTCGTGGACCCACCAAAACCCAGAAAGGTAGTTTCCTTGGGTTCGGGGTTTATAGTAGATAAGTCCGGGCTTATAGTGACCAACTATCACGTTATAGCGAATGCTAAGGAGATTCACGTGAAGTTTAGTGATAATTCCACGGCCAAGGCCACAGTGCTGGGGAAGGATCCTAAGACGGATCTAGCGGTGCTCAAGGTTAAGACGAAAAAAGACCTGCAACCGGTAACGCTGGGCAACTCTGATGATGTCTTGGTAGGCGAGTGGGTGCTGGCCATAGGTAACCCTTTCGGGCTTGGAGGTTCAGTAAGCGTAGGCATAATTTCCGGCCGTGCGCGGGATATCAATATTGGTACTGCGAGCGAGTTTTTGCAGACTGACGCCGCCATAAACCGTGGACATTCCGGGGGGCCACTGTTTAACGCCGATGGGGAAGTTATTGGCATCAACACGGCAATAATGTCTCCTCAGGGAGGGGGCAACGTTGGCGTGGCGTTCGCCATTCCCTCGAACAATGCAGCACGTGTTATAAGCGTCCTATCCAAGGGCGGAAGGGTAGAGCATGGTTGGCTGGGGGTCGTCATTCAACATGTGACTGATGACATGACAGATTCTCTGGGCCTGGAGAGAGCGAGAGGTGCGTTGATATCCGGTGTAGCAAAAGACAGCCCGGCGGAAAAGGCGGGGCTCAAGGTGGGTGACGTCATTCTTGAGTTCAATGGGCAAAAAATCGAGAACATGCCTCAGCTTACGCATCTAATAACGAAAGCCGCGGTAAACGAAAAGGCTAAGGTGACTGTCCAGCGTGATGGCCGTACCTTGAACGTTGTGGTCACAATCGGCAAGCTGCCTGACGATGCCGTGCCGGGGGGTGCAGACCAGGAGGCCACTGATGATAGCATAGGGATCACGGTTGGTAGTCTTCCCAAAAGTTCGAAGAAACAGCAGCAGGAGGGGGTGCTGATACTTAGGGTTGACCATAGAAGCGACGCATTTAGCGAAGGCGTCAGAAAGGGAGATATCCTGCTTGGCATCAATTCTACAACAATAAACAGTGTGTCAGATTTTAGCAAGGAGATGGGTAAAATCAAGGGTAGTAGCGGCGGAAAAGGTTCGCTGTTGCTGCTTGTAAAGAAGGGAGGGGGTGATGCACCGCCGATATACATACCAGTGAAATTCAACAAGAATGCGTAG
- the hflC gene encoding protease modulator HflC: MRLSLAKLALLCGFVLGGVALLVESLFIVDEAHQAIVVQFGRVLKSVQKSGLFHKVPVISEVIYFDKRIIEIRSDSCEVIAADQKRFVVDFYAKYKIVDPVKFYQTVRSETGLENRLGSIIESSLRAQVGSVALINFLNEARADVMRRIQEGVSTESEKFGVEMVDVRIKRADLPEENSAAIFRRMQTDREKEAREIRAEGEEMSQKIRSDADFQTRVIIADAMRDAQIIRGTGDAKASQIYNNALKADPDFFSFYRTMRAYRKVFSDGTTKIVLSPNNDFISLFNKSRG; the protein is encoded by the coding sequence ATGAGGTTGAGTCTGGCCAAGCTCGCGCTGCTGTGTGGCTTTGTTCTTGGGGGAGTTGCGCTCTTGGTGGAATCTCTCTTCATTGTGGATGAGGCGCACCAGGCTATAGTGGTGCAGTTCGGGCGTGTGTTAAAAAGTGTGCAAAAAAGCGGCCTCTTTCATAAAGTCCCGGTAATTAGCGAGGTTATATACTTCGACAAGCGAATTATAGAGATCAGATCGGATTCTTGCGAGGTAATAGCAGCAGACCAGAAGCGCTTTGTTGTGGATTTTTACGCAAAGTACAAAATCGTTGATCCGGTCAAGTTCTACCAAACAGTGCGGAGTGAGACCGGGCTTGAGAATAGGCTGGGCTCAATTATAGAGTCAAGTTTGCGTGCACAGGTGGGCAGCGTAGCTTTGATCAACTTCCTCAACGAAGCACGGGCTGATGTTATGCGTCGCATACAAGAGGGGGTAAGTACAGAGTCCGAAAAGTTCGGCGTAGAGATGGTTGACGTGCGCATTAAGAGGGCAGACCTTCCCGAGGAGAATAGTGCAGCGATTTTCCGCCGTATGCAGACAGATAGGGAAAAGGAGGCGAGGGAAATCAGAGCGGAAGGTGAGGAGATGTCTCAAAAGATCAGGTCAGATGCGGATTTCCAGACACGTGTTATTATCGCCGATGCGATGCGGGATGCACAGATTATCAGGGGTACGGGGGATGCAAAGGCCTCTCAAATTTATAACAATGCCCTTAAGGCTGACCCTGACTTTTTCAGTTTTTATCGTACAATGAGGGCCTACAGGAAGGTCTTCAGCGATGGCACAACTAAAATTGTGCTGTCACCAAACAATGATTTTATCAGTCTTTTTAACAAAAGCAGGGGTTAG